The Bacillota bacterium DNA segment CCCGGCTTCGTCGTTCACTACGACCTTGACCCGGCCCGCCTCCATCACGCCGCCGAGCTGCTGCATAACGGCCCGCGGCCGGCCACCGTCCTCACGTCGACCCTGGCCGGGGACGTCGTTCGGCTGGGCCTCGTGCGGGTCCTCGAACCGGAGGCCCTCCAGGGGGTGGCCGTGGAGGTCGTGGAGAACGCCTTCTTCGGCGGCTCGATCATGACCGCCGGCCTGACCGTCGTCTCCGACTACCTGCGGGTCCTCGGGCGAATCAAGGTCACCGCGCCGGCCCCGCGCCTGATCCTCGTCCCGTGGGAACCATGGGATCAGGACCACACCGATCTAACCGGCCGCTCGCTCCGGGAACTCAAGGTCTTCTCCGGAGCCGAGGTCGAACTGGTTTGAAGCCGGCGCCCGCCGCCCATTGAAGGGCGCCCCCGGGCGTGCTATAATGCGATAATACCGAGCGGGGAGGAACCACCAACCATGCCTGGCCAGAGAAAGAGACCCGAAGACCAAGACACCCGCTTCGCCTTGGAAGGACTGACCTTTGATGACGTCCTCCTCGTCCCCGGCGAGTCGAGGGTCCTGCCGCGGGACGTCGACGTCTCCACCCGCCTGACCAGGAAGCTCAGGCTGAACATCCCCCTCCTGTCTTCAGGGATGGACACGGTGACCGAGGCCAGGATGGCCATCGCCATCGCCCGTGAGGGCGGGCTCGGAGTCATCCACAAGAACATGCCCATCGATCGGCAGGCCTCCGAGGTGGACAAGGTCAAGCGCTCGGAGCATGGGGTGATCACCGACCCCATCTTCCTTTCTCCACAGGACACCGTCGATCAGGCCCTGGCGATCATGTCCCGTTACCACATCTCGGGCGTGCCCGTGGTCGAGGGGGGCCGGCTGGTCGGCATCCTGACCAACCGGGACATCCGCTTCATCGAGGATACCCACCAGGCCATCGGCCGGGTGATGACCAGGGACCACCTGGTCACGGCGCCGGTCGGGACGACCCTCGACGAGGCCAAGCGGATCCTGGCCAAGCACAAGATCGAGAAGCTGCCCCTGGTCGACAAGGACTTCGCCCTCAAGGGCCTGATCACGATCAAGGACATCGAGAAGGCCCGCAAGTATCCGAACTCGGCCAAGGACGCCCGGGGCCGGCTCCTGGCCGGCGCGGCGGTCAGCGTCAGCGAGGAGGCCCTGGACCGGACGGACCGGCTGATCGAGGCCGGCGTCGACGTGATCGTCCTGGACAGTGCCCACGGGCATTCCCGCAACGTCATTGATCTCCTCAAGAAGCTGAGGAAGCGCCACCCCGACCTGGAGCTGGTGGCCGGCAACGTGGCCACTGGAGAAGGGGCCCGCGACCTCGCCGAGGCCGGGGCCAGCGCCGTCAAGGTCGGGGTCGGGCCCGGCTCGATCTGCACGACCCGGGTCGTGGCCGGGATCGGCGTCCCGCAGATCACGGCGATCTTCGAGGGCTACAAGGCGATCGGGCGGAGCGACGTGCCGATCATCGCCGATGGCGGGATCAAGTATTCCGGCGACATCACCAAGGCCATCGCCGCCGGCGCCGACTCGGTCATGATCGGCAGCCTCTTCGCCGGGACCGAGGAGAGTCCCGGGGAGATGGAGATCTACCAAGGACGCAGCTTCAAAGTATATCGTGGGATGGGCTCGGTGGGGGCGATGCGGGCCGGGTCGGCCGACCGCTACTTCCAGGAGAGCGACATGAAGCTCGTCCCGGAGGGCATCGAAGGCCGCGTGCCCTACCGCGGACCGCTCTCGGAGACCGTCTTTCAGATGGTCGGCGGGCTCCGCTCGGGGATGGGCTACTGCGGGGCCAAGAGCATTGAGGACCTGAAGACCAAGACGCACTTCATCCGGATCACCTCGGCCGGCCTGCGGGAGAGCCACCCGCACGATGTCAACATCACCAAGGAGGCCCCAAACTACTCCATCCGCGAATAGCCCGGGGGCGGCCTATCGCCCCGGGAGTCTCATCCGTCCGCGATTCCTCAGTCCTTGCCTGGAGGCCCCGGTCATGCCGACCGGGGCCTCCGCGTTCCCGACCCGCAGCCTGCCGGCGGCCGCCGGCGAACCGCACTACCGGATGGTCGCGTGGGCACACTAGGCGAGTCGGTAGTGACCCCCGGGGGGAGTGATCGGGTGCGCGGTCCGCGCGGATCGGTCGTCGAGGCCGGCCGACGTCAGGCGATGCGGGTGGTCTGGTTTCTGGTCCTGGCCGGACTGCTCTACTTCATCTATCGGCGCCCGGCCGTGGCCATTCCCGGCCCGGCCGCCCGCCTCCTGACGGCCACCCACGCCCTCCCAAGCTACGCCCTGATGTCCATGGCTCGGATGCTCGCCGCCTACCTGCTGGCCCTGGGGTTTTCGCTCCTCTATGGCTACGTCGCCTGGGCCAGTCCGGCCGTCGGCCGCTTCCTGATGCCCCTCCTCGACGTCCTCCAGTCCGTCCCGGTCCTGGGTTTCTTCCCGGCGGCGGTGTTCTTCTTCGTTGGCTTTTTCCACGGCGGACGGCTGGGGTTGGAACTCGCCGCCGTCTTTCTCATCTTCACCAGCCAGGCCTGGAACATCACCTTCGGGGTCTACGAGGCCCTGACAACCATCCCCCAGGACCTCCAGGAGGCCGCCAGGGCCTTCGGATTGGGACCGGGCCTGCGTTTCTCCAGGCTGCTCTTCCCGGCGATGGTCCCCAAGCTGGTCTATAACAGCATGCTTTCCTGGGCCGGGGGCTGGTACTTCCTGATCGCCTGCGAGATCATCGCCCTCGGCCCGATCAACTACACCCTGCCCGGGCTGGGCAGCTACCTGATTAACACGGCCCAGGCCGGCCGGCTCGACCTGACCATGATCGGGTTGGCGGTCCTGGTCGCCCTGATCATCCTCCTGGACCTGCTCCTCTGGAGGCCACTGGGCGTCTGGGCGGCCCGCTTCAAGTACGAGTACTTGGCCGGCGGGTCGGCCCCGACCTCCCGCCTCCTGACGATGTGGCGAAAATGGCCGGTGGCGCGCCTGACGACGGTGGCCGGCTCGGCGGTCTGGTCCCTGACCAGGCGGGTGTACCGGGCCATCGTCGGACCCCCGGGAAAGGCGGCCGCCCGGGCCCGCCGGGCGGCCGAGGCGCGGTGGCCCGGCCTGGCCGAGCGCTTCATCGGTCTGGCCGGCCGGGCGGTGGGCTGGGCCGTCACCACCGGGATCCTGTATCTCGTCGCCCGGTCGGTCGTCTCCCTGGCCCGGCTGATGCTCCAGCCGCTGCCCCCAGAGGCCCGCCTGATCCCGGCCGGCTTGGGGGCCTCGTTCCTTCGCCTAGCCGCGGCCTACCTCATCTCCCTGGCCTGGACCCTGCCGGCGGCGTATTACGTCGCCTCGAGCGACCGGGCCTACGGGTTCCTGATGCCGGTCTTCGAGGTCCTGGCGTCGGTCCCGGCCACGGCCCTCTTCCCGGTGATCGTCTTCGTCATCGCCCGGCGGGCCGGCGGGATGAACCTGGCCGCCGTCCTCCTGGCCCTCACCGGGATGCAGTGGTATCTCCTGTTCAACCTGATCTCCGGGGTCCGATCGCTGCCCGCCGACCTGAAGGAGGCCGCCCAGGCATACGGCCTCAAGGGTCGCCTGTACCTGATCCGGGTCGTCCTGCCGGCGGTCTTCCCGTCGCTGGTCACCGGGAGCATCACCGCCTGGGGCGGCGGCTGGAACGCCCTGATCATCGCCGAGTATGTGGTCTACGGCGGTCAGACCTTCACCGCCTTCGGCATCGGCTCTCTGCTTGACCAGGCCACCTATCAGAGCGGTAACCTGCAACAGATCTGGTTGGCCTTGATGTCCATGGTCCTCCTCATCGTGGCCACCAACCGCCTCTTCTGGCGACCCCTTTACAACCTGGCCGCACGCCGGTTCAAGATCGACTACTGAGCGGGTGATCCTCCTGGCCCTCCTGGAACTTCGGGACGTCTCCAAGGTCTATAGCGACGAGGGCCGTTCCATCACCGTCCTGGACGGGGTCTCGTTCTCCGTGGCCGAGGAAGAGTTCGTCTGTCTCGTCGGTCCATCGGGCTGCGGCAAGAGCACCCTCCTGCGGATGGTCGCCGGGCTGGATCAGGTGACCTCGGGCCGGATCCTCTACGACGGGCGTCCGGTCACCGGGGTCGACCCGCACATCGCCGTGGTCTTCCAATCCTTCGCCCTCTTCCCGTGGCTGACCGTGAGCCAGAACGTCGAGCTGGGCCTGGAGGCCCGGAGGGTGGAGCCGGCCGTCCGGCGGCGGCTGACCGACAAGTACATCGACCAGGTTGGGTTGGACGGCTTCGAAGAGGCCTATCCCCGCGAGCTGTCCGGGGGGATGAAGCAGCGGGTCGGGATCGCCCGGGCGCTGGCCGTCGAGCCTCGACTGCTGTGCATGGATGAGCCGTTCTCGGCCCTCGACGCCCTGACCGCTCAGAACCTCCGCGAAGAGGTCCTCAGCCTGTGGGCCGATCCGGCCCTCAAGGTCAGTTCGATCATCATGGTCACCCACGGCATCGAG contains these protein-coding regions:
- the guaB gene encoding IMP dehydrogenase: MPGQRKRPEDQDTRFALEGLTFDDVLLVPGESRVLPRDVDVSTRLTRKLRLNIPLLSSGMDTVTEARMAIAIAREGGLGVIHKNMPIDRQASEVDKVKRSEHGVITDPIFLSPQDTVDQALAIMSRYHISGVPVVEGGRLVGILTNRDIRFIEDTHQAIGRVMTRDHLVTAPVGTTLDEAKRILAKHKIEKLPLVDKDFALKGLITIKDIEKARKYPNSAKDARGRLLAGAAVSVSEEALDRTDRLIEAGVDVIVLDSAHGHSRNVIDLLKKLRKRHPDLELVAGNVATGEGARDLAEAGASAVKVGVGPGSICTTRVVAGIGVPQITAIFEGYKAIGRSDVPIIADGGIKYSGDITKAIAAGADSVMIGSLFAGTEESPGEMEIYQGRSFKVYRGMGSVGAMRAGSADRYFQESDMKLVPEGIEGRVPYRGPLSETVFQMVGGLRSGMGYCGAKSIEDLKTKTHFIRITSAGLRESHPHDVNITKEAPNYSIRE
- a CDS encoding ABC transporter permease subunit; translation: MRGPRGSVVEAGRRQAMRVVWFLVLAGLLYFIYRRPAVAIPGPAARLLTATHALPSYALMSMARMLAAYLLALGFSLLYGYVAWASPAVGRFLMPLLDVLQSVPVLGFFPAAVFFFVGFFHGGRLGLELAAVFLIFTSQAWNITFGVYEALTTIPQDLQEAARAFGLGPGLRFSRLLFPAMVPKLVYNSMLSWAGGWYFLIACEIIALGPINYTLPGLGSYLINTAQAGRLDLTMIGLAVLVALIILLDLLLWRPLGVWAARFKYEYLAGGSAPTSRLLTMWRKWPVARLTTVAGSAVWSLTRRVYRAIVGPPGKAAARARRAAEARWPGLAERFIGLAGRAVGWAVTTGILYLVARSVVSLARLMLQPLPPEARLIPAGLGASFLRLAAAYLISLAWTLPAAYYVASSDRAYGFLMPVFEVLASVPATALFPVIVFVIARRAGGMNLAAVLLALTGMQWYLLFNLISGVRSLPADLKEAAQAYGLKGRLYLIRVVLPAVFPSLVTGSITAWGGGWNALIIAEYVVYGGQTFTAFGIGSLLDQATYQSGNLQQIWLALMSMVLLIVATNRLFWRPLYNLAARRFKIDY
- a CDS encoding ABC transporter ATP-binding protein, giving the protein MILLALLELRDVSKVYSDEGRSITVLDGVSFSVAEEEFVCLVGPSGCGKSTLLRMVAGLDQVTSGRILYDGRPVTGVDPHIAVVFQSFALFPWLTVSQNVELGLEARRVEPAVRRRLTDKYIDQVGLDGFEEAYPRELSGGMKQRVGIARALAVEPRLLCMDEPFSALDALTAQNLREEVLSLWADPALKVSSIIMVTHGIEEAVFMADRIVTFSARPGRVIEILPVPLSRPRNRKDETFQRLTDQVYSLIV